In Phyllopteryx taeniolatus isolate TA_2022b chromosome 8, UOR_Ptae_1.2, whole genome shotgun sequence, one genomic interval encodes:
- the pid1 gene encoding PTB-containing, cubilin and LRP1-interacting protein isoform X2: MWQPASERLQVTYLGKVTISGTNFLSGCTESAVVGLVEHRALTQQQGSCPPGSSLLEIRPFQVRLHHLDGHGEASVTMDTYQVARIAYCTADHSIRPNVFAWIYREINDDLTFQMDCHAVECESKLEAKKLAHSMMEAFRKTFHSMRCDGRIHKSGSSDEFAEDSSTPEDSTPDDG; this comes from the coding sequence GTGACCTACCTGGGCAAGGTTACTATTTCTGGGACCAACTTCTTGTCTGGCTGCACAGAGTCAGCAGTGGTTGGTCTGGTAGAGCATCGTGCTCTCACTCAGCAGCAGGGTTCATGCCCCCCTGGCAGCTCTCTACTGGAGATACGGCCCTTCCAGGTACGTCTCCACCACCTGGATGGGCACGGTGAGGCCTCAGTAACCATGGACACCTACCAGGTGGCACGGATTGCATATTGCACAGCCGATCACAGTATCCGACCCAACGTCTTTGCCTGGATCTACCGGGAAATCAACGATGACCTGACCTTCCAGATGGACTGCCACGCCGTGGAGTGTGAGAGCAAGCTGGAGGCGAAGAAGCTAGCGCACTCAATGATGGAGGCTTTCCGCAAGACTTTCCATAGCATGCGCTGCGATGGCCGCATCCACAAGAGTGGCTCTTCGGATGAGTTTGCTGAGGATTCATCTACTCCAGAAGACTCAACCCCAGACGATGGTTGA